CGATTCCTCGTCAAACGAACAGTCTCCACACCCGCGTGCGCATCCGAGATGCCTACACGCAAAATGCACTGGAGACCGCCGGCCTCGAAGAGCGCTACAAGGTGCTGCGCCTGGCCGTCAACCGGCGCCCTCAGCGGATATAGAGCTTGGGAAGCCGGCGGCCGAGGCCGCAGATGATCTCGTAGGAAATCGTGCCGGCGCCGGCGGCCCACTCCTCGACCGTGATGCGATCGCCTCCCTGCTCGCCCAGCAGTACGGCTTCGTCGCCGACGCGCACCGGCAGGTCGCCGGCGTCCACGACGCACTGATCCATCGAGATGGTCCCGACGATCCTGAGGCGGCGGCCCCCCACCAGGACCTGGCCGCGGTTGGACAGGGCGCGCGGCAGGCCGTCGGCGTAGCCCACCGGGAGGATGGCCAGGCGAGTGGGACGAGGGGTCGTGAACCGCCAGCCGTAGCCGACGGGTGTGCCGGCCGGCACGTCCCGGACCTGCGCCACGCGGGCGGTCACGGTCATCGCGGGAGTCAGGGGAAAGGGCACGTCGCGGCCGGGCGCCGGAGCCAGGCCGTAGAGCATCAGGCCCGGCCGCACCATGTCCCAGTGCGACCGGGGATGGTACAGGGTCGCCGCGCTGTTGGCCGCGTGGCGCAAGACGCCGGTCGGCAGGCCGGCGGCCACCACCCCCTGCTCGAACCGCTCGAGCTGCAGGGCGGTCGCGGCGGCGTCCTCGTCTTCCGCGCAGGCCAGGTGCGTGCAGAAGCCCGTCAACTCGACGCCCGGCAGCGCGAGCGCCCGCTCCACCAGGGCGGTCGCGTCGGCCAGGGCGGCCCCGACGCGGGTCATGCCCGTGTCCACCTTGAGGTGCACGCGCGCGCTCCTGCCCAGGGCCGTGGCGCGGCGACTGGCG
The nucleotide sequence above comes from Candidatus Tanganyikabacteria bacterium. Encoded proteins:
- a CDS encoding alanine racemase, translating into MLEDDVAGVGPPVRDRPEFGPVAAGQVPQAWGSQRGGLELRGADDPAVPAFEPRHEGVVEGHSRIIPDASLPALRGAWVTVDLRSVASNVRALRGWLPPHTHLMAVVKADGYGHGSLAVAQTAISAGADMAAVATVSEGIRLRQAGTRNPLLLLSLVQADALESALANDLQITVSSVEGLDVASRRATALGRSARVHLKVDTGMTRVGAALADATALVERALALPGVELTGFCTHLACAEDEDAAATALQLERFEQGVVAAGLPTGVLRHAANSAATLYHPRSHWDMVRPGLMLYGLAPAPGRDVPFPLTPAMTVTARVAQVRDVPAGTPVGYGWRFTTPRPTRLAILPVGYADGLPRALSNRGQVLVGGRRLRIVGTISMDQCVVDAGDLPVRVGDEAVLLGEQGGDRITVEEWAAGAGTISYEIICGLGRRLPKLYIR